Proteins encoded by one window of Burkholderia plantarii:
- a CDS encoding ParB-like protein, with amino-acid sequence MTLGRDVRLIPASLESLRPTQMTVGYREVKAKRKHWKSLGKAARRDEIELHWFPAVAGPGNALFIVDHHHLGLALLEEGVSEVKVMLLKDLSWLDDTIFWRMMEHNQWVHPFGPDGARHDYERLPAALTGLSDDPYRSLAGELRTAGGYAKDTTPFSEFLWADYLRTKIPARTVRKHFSTALDAALTHAHAPDARYLPGWAGEFEPRP; translated from the coding sequence ATGACGCTCGGCCGCGACGTCCGCCTGATTCCCGCCTCCCTCGAAAGCCTGCGACCGACGCAGATGACCGTCGGCTATCGCGAGGTGAAGGCCAAGCGCAAGCACTGGAAATCGCTCGGCAAGGCGGCGCGCCGCGACGAGATCGAACTGCACTGGTTTCCGGCCGTGGCCGGCCCGGGCAACGCGCTGTTCATCGTCGATCACCATCATCTCGGGCTGGCGCTGCTCGAGGAGGGCGTGAGCGAAGTGAAGGTGATGCTGCTGAAGGACCTGTCCTGGCTAGACGACACGATCTTCTGGCGCATGATGGAGCACAACCAGTGGGTGCATCCGTTCGGGCCGGACGGCGCGCGCCACGATTACGAGCGCCTGCCCGCCGCGCTGACCGGACTGAGCGACGACCCGTATCGCAGCCTGGCGGGCGAACTGCGCACGGCCGGCGGCTACGCGAAGGACACCACGCCGTTCAGCGAATTCCTGTGGGCCGACTATCTGCGCACGAAGATCCCGGCCAGGACCGTGCGCAAGCATTTCTCGACGGCGCTCGACGCGGCGCTCACCCATGCGCATGCACCCGATGCGCGCTATCTGCCCGGCTGGGCCGGCGAGTTCGAGCCGAGGCCCTGA
- a CDS encoding SulP family inorganic anion transporter — protein sequence MRQPHRAAIRPTPAQPVPDAAPRDAAHFSALAAPGMPRGERNWRDALAGLSIAGLLIPEAVAYAGLANLPPQAGLIALLVGLVVYAALGSSRFAIVSSTSSSAAVLAATVLSETGTIATARLALAAALVATTGLLFVIAGAARLGGISDFIARPVLRGFTFGLALTIVIKQLPKILVVPVHHGDTPHVVLDLVRGLPRTNLASVALGAVALAILFALGRRSRAPATLIVIVLGIAAGYGIDWTRHGIAVVGHIDLQHLAFGLPSLDHSAWTQTVELGFALMLILYAESYGSIRNFALKHGDPIAPNRDLVALGCANLVSGLLHGMPVGAGYSASSANEAAGAQSRLAGACAAVVIALIVWLLLPQLARTPEPVLAAIVIFAVSHSLHPGVFQPYWRWHRDRLLVLAAILAVLVLGVLNGLLAAIAASLLLTVRKLSEPKLGELGRLRDSRDFVDVRNHADATPVPGMLIVRPEGQLFFANAERVLGRVRQLAHAVTGLRTVVLSLEESPDLDGTAVEALITFATECEARGWRLMLVRLKPDVLEVLRRAGGGGLRDEALSELSVDDAVGRLAG from the coding sequence ATGCGCCAGCCGCACCGCGCCGCGATCCGGCCGACGCCCGCGCAACCGGTGCCCGATGCGGCGCCGCGCGACGCTGCCCATTTCTCGGCGCTCGCCGCGCCCGGGATGCCGCGCGGCGAGCGGAACTGGCGCGACGCGCTGGCCGGCCTGTCGATCGCCGGGCTGCTGATTCCCGAGGCGGTCGCCTACGCCGGGCTCGCGAACCTGCCGCCGCAGGCCGGCCTGATCGCGCTGCTGGTCGGGCTGGTGGTATACGCGGCGCTCGGCAGCAGCCGCTTTGCGATCGTCTCGTCGACCTCGTCGTCGGCCGCCGTGCTGGCCGCCACCGTGCTGTCCGAGACCGGCACCATCGCGACGGCACGGCTCGCGCTCGCGGCCGCGCTGGTGGCCACCACCGGCCTGCTGTTCGTGATCGCCGGCGCCGCGCGGCTCGGCGGCATCTCGGACTTCATCGCGCGACCCGTGCTGCGCGGCTTCACGTTCGGGCTCGCGTTGACGATCGTGATCAAGCAACTGCCGAAGATCCTCGTGGTCCCCGTGCATCACGGCGATACGCCGCATGTGGTGCTGGACCTGGTGCGTGGCCTGCCGCGGACGAACCTCGCCAGCGTCGCGCTCGGCGCCGTGGCGCTCGCGATCCTGTTCGCGCTCGGCCGGCGTTCGCGCGCGCCGGCCACGCTGATCGTGATCGTGCTCGGCATCGCGGCCGGCTACGGGATCGACTGGACGCGTCACGGCATCGCCGTGGTCGGGCATATCGATCTGCAGCATCTCGCGTTCGGGCTGCCGTCGCTCGATCACTCCGCCTGGACGCAGACCGTCGAGCTCGGCTTCGCGCTGATGCTGATCCTCTATGCCGAGTCGTATGGCTCGATCCGCAATTTCGCGCTGAAGCACGGCGATCCGATCGCGCCGAACCGCGACCTGGTCGCGCTCGGCTGCGCGAACCTGGTGTCGGGGCTGCTGCACGGCATGCCGGTCGGCGCCGGTTATTCGGCGAGTTCGGCCAACGAGGCGGCCGGCGCGCAGAGCCGGCTCGCGGGGGCCTGCGCGGCCGTGGTGATCGCGCTGATCGTCTGGCTGCTGTTGCCGCAACTGGCGCGCACGCCGGAGCCGGTGCTCGCCGCGATCGTGATCTTCGCGGTCAGTCATTCGCTGCATCCGGGCGTGTTTCAGCCGTATTGGCGCTGGCATCGTGACAGGCTGCTGGTGCTGGCCGCGATTCTCGCGGTACTCGTGCTCGGCGTGTTGAACGGCCTGCTCGCGGCGATCGCGGCGAGCCTGCTGCTGACCGTGCGCAAGCTGTCGGAGCCCAAGCTCGGCGAACTGGGCCGGCTGCGTGACAGCCGTGATTTCGTCGACGTGCGTAATCATGCCGACGCGACGCCGGTGCCGGGCATGCTGATCGTGCGGCCCGAGGGGCAGCTGTTTTTCGCGAACGCGGAGCGCGTGCTGGGGCGGGTCCGGCAACTGGCGCATGCGGTGACGGGGTTGAGGACGGTGGTGCTGAGTCTCGAGGAGTCGCCGGACCTCGATGGCACGGCGGTCGAGGCGCTGATCACGTTCGCGACCGAGTGCGAGGCGCGTGGGTGGCGCTTGATGCTGGTGCGGTTGAAGCCGGATGTGCTCGAGGTGCTGCGGCGGGCCGGTGGTGGCGGGCTCAGGGATGAGGCGCTGTCGGAATTGAGCGTGGATGACGCGGTGGGGAGGTTGGCGGGGTAG
- a CDS encoding tautomerase family protein, which yields MGKPPHTTLVVIDEVELDNWGVGGVTMHEWREQQRTAATGETK from the coding sequence ATGGGCAAGCCGCCCCACACCACGCTCGTCGTGATCGACGAGGTCGAGCTGGACAACTGGGGCGTGGGTGGTGTGACCATGCACGAATGGCGCGAGCAGCAGCGCACGGCCGCGACGGGCGAAACGAAATAG
- a CDS encoding NAD(P)H-dependent flavin oxidoreductase, with translation MGNGQDTRILDLFGVELPIIQAPMAGATTVAMVIAASEAGGLGSLPAALLSVEQMKAALDEIRGATRKPINVNFFSHTDPAPDPAAQMAWRAALARYYVELGLDPAEPVPSSSRAPFNDAYCEIVEAYRPEVVSFHFGLPEARLVERVKRAGARVISSATTVAEARWLAERGVDAIIAMGYEAGGHRGNFLSDDMSTQVGTIALVPQIVDAVPVPVIAAGGIADPRGVRAAFALGASAVQVGTAYLLTPEAKLSAFHREALRTAGEDQTALTNLFTGRPARGITNRLMREIGPISAAAPVFPTAGGALVPLRAVTEKAGKADFSNMWAGQAARLAREMSTAELTRYLVGAAG, from the coding sequence ATGGGTAACGGGCAAGACACGCGTATCCTCGATCTGTTCGGCGTCGAGCTGCCGATCATCCAGGCGCCGATGGCGGGAGCGACCACGGTCGCGATGGTGATCGCGGCGAGCGAGGCGGGCGGCCTCGGTTCGCTGCCGGCCGCGCTGCTGTCGGTCGAGCAGATGAAGGCCGCGCTCGACGAGATTCGCGGCGCGACGCGCAAGCCGATCAACGTCAATTTCTTCTCGCATACCGATCCGGCGCCGGACCCGGCCGCGCAGATGGCGTGGCGCGCGGCGCTCGCGCGCTATTACGTCGAGCTCGGGCTCGATCCGGCCGAGCCGGTACCGTCCTCGAGCCGCGCGCCGTTCAACGACGCCTATTGCGAGATCGTCGAGGCGTACCGGCCGGAGGTGGTCAGCTTCCACTTCGGCCTGCCCGAGGCGCGGCTCGTCGAGCGCGTGAAGCGTGCCGGCGCGCGCGTGATCTCGTCGGCGACGACGGTCGCGGAGGCGCGCTGGCTCGCGGAGCGCGGCGTGGACGCCATCATCGCGATGGGCTACGAGGCGGGCGGCCATCGCGGCAATTTCCTGTCGGACGACATGTCGACCCAGGTGGGCACCATCGCGCTCGTGCCGCAGATCGTCGACGCGGTGCCGGTACCGGTGATCGCGGCGGGCGGCATCGCCGATCCGCGCGGCGTTCGGGCTGCGTTCGCGCTCGGCGCGTCGGCCGTGCAGGTCGGCACGGCCTATCTGCTGACGCCCGAGGCGAAGCTCAGCGCGTTCCATCGCGAAGCGCTGCGCACGGCCGGCGAGGACCAGACTGCGCTGACCAACCTGTTTACCGGGCGCCCGGCGCGCGGCATCACGAACCGGCTGATGCGCGAGATCGGCCCGATCTCGGCGGCGGCGCCGGTGTTTCCGACCGCGGGCGGTGCGCTGGTGCCCCTGCGCGCGGTGACCGAGAAGGCCGGCAAGGCGGATTTCAGCAACATGTGGGCGGGGCAGGCGGCGCGGCTCGCGCGGGAGATGTCGACGGCGGAGTTGACGCGCTATCTGGTGGGGGCGGCTGGGTGA